In Camelus ferus isolate YT-003-E chromosome 10, BCGSAC_Cfer_1.0, whole genome shotgun sequence, the following proteins share a genomic window:
- the LOC116666360 gene encoding myb-related transcription factor, partner of profilin-like, which yields MRLSHADRDKIWEGIARKITSVSQVPRSVKDIKHRWDDMKRRTKDKLAFMQQSLSGLGTGGRAPTIMLTAHERAIESALLTARSGHGFPRAELDGTDSPSTSYDEDEEMPGPSRQPLRVPLQQLPEEEVCLARPTLLRSSSSSDQSETVGPKPEALPRPSPQAQATCRTPRPHTSPPSTGLDWQLLHAHAQQTEMFRQFCQELVTVHRDMANSMHVIGQAVAELTSRVSQMCQTLSEIRDGVQASQRGPDGAAPTGSTRLAEASPAEPPEAPPAPAPARTTRSRKRKHNF from the exons ATGCGACTGTCCCATGCCGACAGGGACAAGATTTGGGAAGGCATAGCTCGGAAAATCACCTCCGTCAGCCAGGTCCCCCGCTCCGTCAAGGACATTAAGCACAGATGGGATGACATGAAACGGAGGACCAAGGACAAGCTAGCCTTCATGCAGCAGTCCCTGTCTGGCCTAGGGACTGGGGGCCGGGCCCCCACCATCATGCTCACTGCTCATGAGAGGGCCATCGAGTCGGCGCTGCTCACAGCCCGCTCCGGGCACGGCTTCCCCAGGGCAGAACTGGATGGCACCGACAGCCCTTCGACCAGCT ATGATGAAGATGAGGAGATGCCTGGGCCCTCGAGGCAGCCACTGCGGGTGCCCCTGCAGCAATTACCGGAGGAAGAGGTCTGCCTGGCCAGGCCCACCCTGctccgctcctcctcctcctccgaccAGTCTGAGACAGTGGGCCCCAAGCCTGAGGCCCTGCCCCGGCCCTcgccccaggcccaggccaccTGCAGGACCCCTCGGCCGCACACCAGCCCGCCCAGCACGGGCCTTGACTGGCAGCTCCTCCACGCCCACGCCCAGCAGACTGAGATGTTTCGGCAGTTCTGTCAGGAGCTGGTGACCGTGCACCGGGACATGGCAAACAGCATGCACGTCATCGGCCAGGCCGTGGCCGAGTTGACCAGCCGCGTCAGCCAGATGTGCCAGACGCTGTCAGAGATCCGGGATGGGGTTCAGGCATCTCAGCGGGGGCCAGATGGAGCAGCCCCCACGGGCTCTACCCGTCTGGCCGAGGCCTCCCCAGCCGAGCCCCCGGAGGCTCCCCCAGCGCCAGCCCCCGCACGGACTACCAGGTCTCGGAAGAGAAAGCACAATTTCTAA